TACCAATACAATTGTATTCGAtttattgaaaacaaatgatTGACTTGTATTTGTTCAGTTGATACACCTATATGCCATATCAAATAGCTGATGAGTTTTGTATCTTTTCAGTGGACTTACTGTAAATGGGAGTTCTTTAGGCTGGAATCAAACTAATCATTGCAAGCTGCTAGACGCGTTGGCCCATGAGCAATTGCAACTTTGTCGGCGAAATATCGAGTTGATGCACAGTATTGTCCACGCCGCCAAGATGACCAAAAATACATGTCAGAACACCTTCGGTGACATGCGGTGGAACTGTTCCTCTGTTGAAAAAGCCCCTCGTTTTACACCAGATTTAGCAAAGGGTAAGCTAAAAAACCTTTGGAAATGTAGACCTATCTTGAAAATGTTATAATACATTGTGGCCAATTAAATTATGTGATTTGGGATTTTCTGTGACTTGCATTAATATAACTGTATTGCAGGCACCAGGGAGTCTGCGTTTGTGTTCTCACTAGCTGCTGCCGTAGTGAGTCACTCCATCGCCAGAGCCTGCTCTTCTGGAGAGCTCCCCAGCTGCTCGTGCGCCCCAGCCCCTGCTGAACAGGCCGGGCCCGACTTCAAATGGGGAGGATGTGGTGATAACCTGCACTATGGTCTCCAAATGGGATCTGCTTTTTCTGATGCACCGATGAGAAACAGCAGATCTGGCTCTCAGCCGTTCAGACTGATGAACTTGCACAATAATGCAGTTGGAAGACAGGTAATGGTTGAATTTGATTTTCACGATGAAATGAACAGTTGCATACACGTGCATAATTACTCACAAGTTATTGTGCCATTGTTTTTCATGGAACTCCTGTTTGGCTAACAGTTTTTAAAAACCATGATAAACAACATATTCTATTCTATAATTAATATTTGCAAAACGTGGCAACACATTTTAATATAATTTTTGCTCTACTTTCAGGCACTTATTGATGCCC
The Oncorhynchus keta strain PuntledgeMale-10-30-2019 chromosome 11, Oket_V2, whole genome shotgun sequence genome window above contains:
- the LOC118373921 gene encoding protein Wnt-11-like, producing the protein MKFHMDLFLLTFIVNANCSAAIYWLGLTVNGSSLGWNQTNHCKLLDALAHEQLQLCRRNIELMHSIVHAAKMTKNTCQNTFGDMRWNCSSVEKAPRFTPDLAKGTRESAFVFSLAAAVVSHSIARACSSGELPSCSCAPAPAEQAGPDFKWGGCGDNLHYGLQMGSAFSDAPMRNSRSGSQPFRLMNLHNNAVGRQALIDAQETNCKCHGLSGSCSVKTCWKGLHDINHIAMDLKSKYLSATKVIHRHVGTRKQLVPRELDFRPVRESDLVYLISSSDYCTYNEKHGSLGTQNRQCNKTSNDSGSCNIMCCGRGYNAFTERIVERCQCKYHWCCYVTCKRCERTVERYVCK